CGTAGGCGTGGCCGCCCACGCCGTCCGCCACCGCCAGCAGCACGCCCTTGGCGGCGAGCTCCTCGCCCTCCGGGGTGGCCGCGCCGACGAAGTCCTCGTTGCGCGGCCGCGGCCCCTGCTGGCTGGCGTGACCGAGGCTGACCTGCAGCGCGTTCATGGCTCAGATCTTCGCCGAGCTCAGGTGCGCCGCGCCCCAGGTGGTGCGCCAGCGCGTCTTCACCGCGGTCAGCCCGACCAGCGCGAACACGGCGAGCGCGGCGAAGATCAGGAAACCGGCCTGATAGCTGCCGGTGAGTTGGCGCGCGAAGCCGAGCGAGGACGCCAGGTAGAAGCCGCCGATGCCGCCCGCCATCCCGACCAGGCCGGTCATCACCCCGATCTCGCGGCGGAAGCGCTGCGGCACGAGCTGGAACACCGCGCCGTTGCCCATGCCCAGCGCCAGCATCGCGCCGACGAACACCGCCAGCGCCATCCACGCCTCGGGCAGGCCGAAGCTGACGATGGCGAGGAAGATCGCCGCCAGGATGTACATCACCGTCAGCGACTTCACCCCGCCGACGCGGTCGGCCACGTTGCCGCCGATCGGGCGCACCAGCGAGCCGGCGAACACGCAGGCGGCGGTGAAGTAGCCCGCCATCTTCGGATCGAGCCCGTACTGGGTGTTGAAGTAGATCACCAGCGACGAGGCGAGGCCGACGAAGCCGCCGAAGGTCACCGCGTAGAAGAACATGAACCACCACGCGTCCTTGTCCTTGAGCACGGCCAGGTATTCGGCGAAGCGCTTGGGCGCGGGCGCATCGGGCGCATCCTTGGCCATGAAGCAGAAGGCCACGAGCACGATCACGAGCGGGATCAGCGCCAGCCCGAACACGTTGTGCCAGCCGAAGGCCAGCGCCAGCCCGGGGGCGAACAGCGCCGCGAACGCGGTGCCGGAGTTGCCGGCGCCGGCGATGCCCATCGCCGTGCCCTGGTGCTCGGGCGG
This genomic stretch from Thauera sp. GDN1 harbors:
- a CDS encoding nitrate/nitrite transporter, whose amino-acid sequence is MDKKSFLQAGHTPTLIAAFLYFDLAFMVWVLLGPLAVGIAADLGLSHAEKGLMVATPVLAGALLRMVMGVLVDRLSPKKAAIIGQVIVIGALAYAWVAGVHSFNELLVLGVFLGVAGASFAAALPLASRWYPPEHQGTAMGIAGAGNSGTAFAALFAPGLALAFGWHNVFGLALIPLVIVLVAFCFMAKDAPDAPAPKRFAEYLAVLKDKDAWWFMFFYAVTFGGFVGLASSLVIYFNTQYGLDPKMAGYFTAACVFAGSLVRPIGGNVADRVGGVKSLTVMYILAAIFLAIVSFGLPEAWMALAVFVGAMLALGMGNGAVFQLVPQRFRREIGVMTGLVGMAGGIGGFYLASSLGFARQLTGSYQAGFLIFAALAVFALVGLTAVKTRWRTTWGAAHLSSAKI